One window of the Rhipicephalus microplus isolate Deutch F79 chromosome 2, USDA_Rmic, whole genome shotgun sequence genome contains the following:
- the LOC119176356 gene encoding uncharacterized protein LOC119176356 → MYALVRFLNSFDQKEYVVPVHNIKGFHPVNKDDFNKTKVYTTLWIDEDPDITGSYTCRILLLADSEEELHKQRSNKRLPRPVINASDIEHEEELIDLDLQQPAANSTLTAKEAHKKLKQSQAASKSAAYESILSQHASSALEKNKAARESQSSSKRHEITGHNQKKLKKYTWQEPYEKALRERNELRQTVAAMNERLDSMDCKLSMIVEMLQGGNVWQPRETLTSKSASQLRGTLASESAPPPKKAQQTQQSPADFPETERREVQAEKSHPAPTATSLASCVDTSTGSLQSQCKPSGEPLPTADSKATDVPFTEIGGGKYHVKNGLVIGSQQAEKILGHKKPSLVVKDMAQAIWGREGLAERSYGGKLAPKDYKNPTAVVRKQLSPDKVALIIDTVTHWGSPSQKYSMGPTGKFPFKINGCWTSRIFATH, encoded by the exons ATGTACGCATTAGTGCGGTTTTTAAATAGCTTTGATCAGAAAGAGTACGTAGTACCCGTCCACAATATCAAGGGCTTCCACCCGGTAAACAAGGACGATTTTAACAAAACCAAAGTGTATACCACACTCTGGATCGACGAAGACCCGGATATTACAGGATCGTACACCTGTAGAATCCTGCTGCTGGCAG ACTCGGAAGAAGAGTTGCATAAGCAAAGAAGCAACAAGCGTCTTCCGCGGCCTGTAATAAATGCTTCAGACATTGAGCATGAAGAAGAGCTTATCGACCTCGACTTACAGCAGCCAGCAGCAAACAGCACACTGACTGCAAAAGAG GCACACAAAAAACTCAAACAAAGTCAGGCAGCATCCAAAAGCGCTGCTTATGAGAGCATACTGAGTCAGCATGCCTCAAGTGCGctagaaaaaaataaagctgcCCGAGAGTCTCAA TCATCTTCAAAAAGGCACGAGATCACCGGCCATAACCagaaaaaattgaagaaataTACTTGGCAGGAGCCTTACGAAAAAGCGCTGAGGGAGCGGAATGAACTGAGACAGACAGTTGCTGCCATGAATGAAAGATTGGACAGTATGGATTGCAAGCTTTCAATGA TTGTAGAAATGCTACAAGGGGGAAATGTCTGGCAGCCTCGAGAGACACTTACTAGCAAAAGTGCCTCGCAGCTTCGAGGAACACTGGCAAGCGAAAGTGCCCCGCCTCCTAAGAAAGCACAGCAGACACAGCAGTCCCCTGCAG ATTTTCCGGAGACTGAGCGCAGAGAAGTTCAAGCTGAGAAATCACACCCAGCTCCCACAGCAACGTCGCTGGCATCATGTGTCGACACATCTACAGGAAGCCTGCAGAGccaatgcaagccttctggagaGCCACTGCCCACAG CTGACTCAAAGGCCACCGATGTTCCATTCACAGAAATTGGTGGTGGCAAG TATCATGTGAAAAATGGTCTAGTCATCGGGAGCCAGCAAGCCGAGAAAATATTGGGCCACAAGAAACCTTCCCTTGTGGTAAAGGACATGGCCCAAGCCATATGGGGCCGTGAAGGATTGGCAGAACGCAGCTATGGGGGGAAGCTAGCCCCCAAGGATTACAAAAATCCTACTGCGGTAGTGCGGAAACAGCTGAGCCCAGACAAGGTTGCTTTGATTATTG acactGTGACACATTGGGGCTCGCCCAGTCAAAAATATTCAATGGGTCCAACTGGAAAATTTCCATTTAAAATCAATGGGTGTTGGACCAGTAGGATTTTCGCCACCCATTGA
- the LOC142796344 gene encoding uncharacterized protein LOC142796344 isoform X2, whose translation MSTSKNNRKRYLEPDAWNDRLPKSTHYEVRKNATARSTPPAMDVGSEHVVTSASESSDDDEASVSVEDIGRENNIVGEESAGDCDTDDELSDQLSNATEPSDALPSSNFFRLEFARPLGNANTLSVGDALVLVMDFAIKHGLSWTAIEDLLKLCNNILGTNLLPNSKYLFRKFTATSPQDMKFYFYCPFCNRLLAKTGGSLSERNSLTGMCCGKGYTGRKLTADGSFFVGLPLKKQISSVLADDGLREDLYKSLNEKKDTENASVSDVTDGAFYLTQRKKLGCQKDDITLTVSADGSPVFKSTNYSIWPVHLTVNELPPHRRWSNIICALLWYGTKHPDMTLVLEAFAEQMNELSTEGICWNVNGRQVHSKVSCVSLKYCTYSVLFYSRSYIDVVLGMQMTAFSNFLGVLHNCCC comes from the coding sequence ATGAGCACGAGTAAAAATAACCGCAAGCGATATCTAGAACCCGATGCGTGGAATGATCGTTTGCCGAAATCTACGCATTATGAAGTAAGAAAGAATGCTACCGCGCGTTCAACACCGCCTGCTATGGACGTCGGTTCAGAACATGTGGTCACAAGTGCGTCTGAATCCTCGGACGATGATGAAGCATCCGTGTCAGTCGAGGACATTGGACGAGAAAACAACATCGTAGGAGAAGAGTCGGCTGGCGACTGCGACACCGACGATGAATTGTCAGATCAACTCTCAAATGCGACGGAGCCGTCTGATGCTCTGCCAAGCTCCAACTTCTTTCGGTTGGAGTTTGCGCGCCCGCTTGGCAACGCAAACACCTTGTCTGTAGGGGATGCCCTCGTGCTTGTAATGGACTTCGCAATTAAGCATGGTTTGTCGTGGACTGCCATTGAAGACCTGTTAAAATTATGTAATAATATTTTAGGAACGAATCTGCTTCCAAACAGCAAGTACCTGTTCAGAAAGTTCACTGCAACTTCACCACAAGATATGAAGTTCTACTTTTACTGCCCGTTTTGCAATCGGCTGCTGGCCAAGACAGGTGGTAGCTTAAGTGAACGCAATAGTCTGACTGGTATGTGCTGTGGAAAGGGCTACACCGGCCGGAAGTTGACAGCAGATGGCTCCTTTTTTGTTGGCTTGCCATTAAAAAAGCAAATTTCATCCGTGCTCGCTGATGATGGTTTGAGAGAAGACCTTTACAAAtcattaaatgaaaaaaaagacacagaaaaTGCTAGTGTGTCAGATGTGACTGATGGTGCCTTCTATCTGACCCAGCGAAAAAAGCTTGGTTGCCAGAAAGATGACATCACATTAACTGTCAGTGCAGATGGAAGCCCTGTATTTAAATCAACTAACTACTCCATTTGGCCTGTACATCTGACTGTGAATGAGCTTCCACCACACAGACGGTGGAGCAACATCATTTGTGCGCTCTTGTGGTATGGTACCAAACATCCAGACATGACATTAGTTCTCGAGGCATTCGCCGAACAAATGAACGAACTCTCTACTGAAGGAATCTGCTGGAATGTGAATGGTCGACAAGTGCATTCAAAGGTATCCTGTGTCTCCTTAAAATATTGCACCTATTCAGTTTTGTTTTACTCACGCAGTTACATAGATGTAGTGCTAGGAATGCAAATGACAGCCTTCTCGAACTTTCTAGGTGTACTGCATAACTGCTGTTGCTGA
- the LOC142796344 gene encoding uncharacterized protein LOC142796344 isoform X1, which yields MSTSKNNRKRYLEPDAWNDRLPKSTHYEVRKNATARSTPPAMDVGSEHVVTSASESSDDDEASVSVEDIGRENNIVGEESAGDCDTDDELSDQLSNATEPSDALPSSNFFRLEFARPLGNANTLSVGDALVLVMDFAIKHGLSWTAIEDLLKLCNNILGTNLLPNSKYLFRKFTATSPQDMKFYFYCPFCNRLLAKTGGSLSERNSLTGMCCGKGYTGRKLTADGSFFVGLPLKKQISSVLADDGLREDLYKSLNEKKDTENASVSDVTDGAFYLTQRKKLGCQKDDITLTVSADGSPVFKSTNYSIWPVHLTVNELPPHRRWSNIICALLWYGTKHPDMTLVLEAFAEQMNELSTEGICWNVNGRQVHSKVYCITAVADAPARASMQNVLQFNGYYGCSWCLHPGEFIEGCVKYPVGSTFEDRTAASMLTDMQMAAKMKRSIKGVKGPSPLLNVPGFDIVWSFRPDYMHAVLLGVVRQVTELWFSDTGRACYIGSPRTLREADERLLSQRPPVCFNRTPRSLKLRKYWKASEWESWLLFYSLPCLKGILPAQFLEHFALLVSSVYTLLKSHVTSQEIDDCTLEITKFVVMTECNYEKAQMTSNMHTLLHLPKSVLLHGPLWAISCFEFESNMGNLVRLVSSSNGIPFQILSRILLMSNFNQLLSMASEEVKELCLHTKKKCMGVKLLGKPQVPSHDLMEFVNGKITGVQRIEEHSRICVNGCIMHTDNYNPGSRKRDSTAGKLGDDYVKIENIFNVCKVDGSSEIFIVSHNYQVKSFEGVSHLKVARKCASKAIHSISRSLRPCIYLNLNGTMFFAELCNRYGSF from the exons ATGAGCACGAGTAAAAATAACCGCAAGCGATATCTAGAACCCGATGCGTGGAATGATCGTTTGCCGAAATCTACGCATTATGAAGTAAGAAAGAATGCTACCGCGCGTTCAACACCGCCTGCTATGGACGTCGGTTCAGAACATGTGGTCACAAGTGCGTCTGAATCCTCGGACGATGATGAAGCATCCGTGTCAGTCGAGGACATTGGACGAGAAAACAACATCGTAGGAGAAGAGTCGGCTGGCGACTGCGACACCGACGATGAATTGTCAGATCAACTCTCAAATGCGACGGAGCCGTCTGATGCTCTGCCAAGCTCCAACTTCTTTCGGTTGGAGTTTGCGCGCCCGCTTGGCAACGCAAACACCTTGTCTGTAGGGGATGCCCTCGTGCTTGTAATGGACTTCGCAATTAAGCATGGTTTGTCGTGGACTGCCATTGAAGACCTGTTAAAATTATGTAATAATATTTTAGGAACGAATCTGCTTCCAAACAGCAAGTACCTGTTCAGAAAGTTCACTGCAACTTCACCACAAGATATGAAGTTCTACTTTTACTGCCCGTTTTGCAATCGGCTGCTGGCCAAGACAGGTGGTAGCTTAAGTGAACGCAATAGTCTGACTGGTATGTGCTGTGGAAAGGGCTACACCGGCCGGAAGTTGACAGCAGATGGCTCCTTTTTTGTTGGCTTGCCATTAAAAAAGCAAATTTCATCCGTGCTCGCTGATGATGGTTTGAGAGAAGACCTTTACAAAtcattaaatgaaaaaaaagacacagaaaaTGCTAGTGTGTCAGATGTGACTGATGGTGCCTTCTATCTGACCCAGCGAAAAAAGCTTGGTTGCCAGAAAGATGACATCACATTAACTGTCAGTGCAGATGGAAGCCCTGTATTTAAATCAACTAACTACTCCATTTGGCCTGTACATCTGACTGTGAATGAGCTTCCACCACACAGACGGTGGAGCAACATCATTTGTGCGCTCTTGTGGTATGGTACCAAACATCCAGACATGACATTAGTTCTCGAGGCATTCGCCGAACAAATGAACGAACTCTCTACTGAAGGAATCTGCTGGAATGTGAATGGTCGACAAGTGCATTCAAAG GTGTACTGCATAACTGCTGTTGCTGATGCACCAGCCCGGGCTTCCATGCAGAACGTCCTACAGTTCAATGGCTATTATGGCTGTTCCTGGTGCCTACATCCTGGAGAATTCATTGAAG GATGTGTGAAGTACCCTGTTGGTTCAACTTTTGAAGACAGGACTGCAGCTAGCATGTTGACTGACATGCAAATGGCAGCGAAAATGAAGCGCTCTATCAAAGGGGTGAAGGGGCCATCACCTCTCCTCAACGTTCCTGGATTTGACATTGTCTGGAGCTTTCGCCCTGATTACATGCATGCTGTGTTGCTTGGAGTTGTACGCCAAGTCACAGAACTGTGGTTTTCAGACACAGGAAGGGCATGTTATATTGGGTCTCCTCGGACATTAAGGGAAGCAGATGAGCGTCTCCTAAGCCAGAGACCTCCAGTGTGCTTTAATAGAACACCGAGATCTCTTAAGCTTCGAAAGTATTGGAAGGCATCTGAGTGGGAGTCTTGGCTCCTCTTCTACAGCCTTCCATGTCTGAAAGGCATCCTGCCAGCTCAGTTTCTGGAGCACTTTGCTCTCCTGGTGTCTTCAGTGTATACCCTGTTAAAGAGTCATGTGACATCACAAGAAATTGACGACTGTACATTAGAAATAACAAAGTTTGTTGTCATGACCGAATGTAATTATGAGAAAGCACAGATGACTTCTAATATGCACACACTGCTGCATTTGCCAAAGAGTGTGCTACTGCATGGACCACTTTGGGCTATCTCATGCTTCGAATTCGAAAGCAACATGGGTAACCTAGTAAGACTTGTGTCTTCATCAAACGGTATCCCTTTTCAAATCTTGTCACGAATTCTTCTAATGAGCAATTTTAATCAGCTTCTATCTATGGCATCAGAAGAAGTTAAGGAACTTTgtttgcacacaaaaaaaaagtgcatgggAGTAAAACTGCTTGGAAAACCACAGGTGCCTTCACATGACCTAATGGAATTCGTAAATGGCAAAATCACTGGTGTGCAAAGGATTGAAGAGCATAGTCGCATCTGTGTGAATGGATGCATCATGCATACTGATAATTACAATCCAGGGTCAAGAAAAAGAGACTCAACTGCAGGGAAATTAGGAGATGACTATGTGAAAATAGAGAATATATTCAATGTCTGTAAAGTCGATGGAAGCTCTGAGATTTTCATTGTCTCTCACAATTACCAAGTGAAGAGTTTTGAAGGAGTAAGCCACCTAAAAGTAGCACGCAAATGTGCTTCAAAAGCTATTCATTCAATTTCAAGGTCTCTTCGTCCATGCATATACCTTAATTTGAATGGGACAATGTTTTTTGCGGAGTTGTGCAATCGCTATGGATCATTTTAG